From the genome of Oryza glaberrima chromosome 1, OglaRS2, whole genome shotgun sequence:
aaggcggcgaggcgggacgCGAGGGCCTGGAAGAGTGGGAGCGGCtggggcggcgggagggcgcGGAAGACGGAGatcgccgacgccggcgtcggggCGGCGCGGATGGCGTGGAGCGCGACGACGGGGTCgtcgggtggcggtggcggcggcggggaggaaggggagcggaggcggaggcggagcgagtCGATgaggcgggcgcggcggaggtagagggccacgcgggcggcggaggggggcgGGCGGGACATCGCCGGCGAGCGTGTTCAGGCAGACGAgagagcgtggcggcggcgagggacgtgGACACTGACCTTGTCAAGGAGGATTTTTAGACTTTTAGGCATCAGAGCGTCTCATGCAAAAGAAGAACAAACACAGATGGTTCAGAATTAATTTGTGGACACTTCAAGAAGTTTAAATTTATAAATGATTATGGGCAGTTCAATTCGTTTATGATGCATAAACTTTACTCCTAAATTTAGACCGATTATGACTTATGAGTAGTCTTCGGTTTACCTAAAGCTAAGGtttgtctgaaactctgaatacaTTTCCTGACGCAACTGGTAGTTCAATGCTTTCACTGACAGAATAACAGAACAAAACTCCGTTTCCACTCCTGCTCTCCATTGGTAACTGAATGGATCaggaatgaatgaatgatgatAGTTTTAACCATACAAGATGATTCAGCTAAAACTGACAATCACCTTAGCTGAAATGCTGAATCGTGTATATTAAACCAAAGGCTGCTCGCTGAACAAAGCTCAAATGCCATCTGAACAAAGCTCATTTACACCAGGAACAAACATCACCCATGTCTGGGAGTGACCATAGTTCAGAATTTGACCATGTCTGGGAGTGGCTTTGCATTACCATCGACAGCAAAATGGCTGAAATAATTACTGTATAGCATGCAAGCATAAATTTCCTAATGTCATCCTACAACTGTCTAGAAGAACAAATTTGTCTTCAATGGTGTTCGTCTTCAACTGTGGAGGGTCATGAAATGATAAGCTGGTTTGAGCACCATGCCGTTCCTTCATCCCACAGCTTCTTATGGTACATAAACCGCGGGGCTGTAATTTCAAGCAGAACAAGCAGATAACAGTCCATGAGAAATTTAAAATGGCTTAACCATGAAAGAAACAAGCAGCATGGACACGATAAAACTAAAGGAAATGTAGAGTGATTATCCAGAAAGAGCAGAAAAACCAAGCTAAATAACTCACCGTGCAATTCTCATCTCGAACCTGATCTGCCCCTCTTCCTCTTTCCGGTTGATCTTGTTTGAACTGTCCTGTCTGCCTGTGTGCGGCGAGTCCGTGATCGAGATCGCTTCTCAGAACCGAGGCCAGACTCAGTTTCCTGATCAGGCGCCATGGAATGATGTATATCTTCCTCTTTATCCCTCTGTTGCTCTGCCTCTGGTTCAGCTGCAGTTGTTGCAGCCCTCGATGAGCATGGAACCAGATCCACAATGTCGCAAAGTGATGATCCACCAAGTTCCCCAATAACTTCTACACATGTTCTGGTGACTTGGTCAACAAAAGCACGGCATTTGCCTCTAGAGCAACCTTTTTGAGAAGCTGCCTCCTTCGCAAGGACAGTGAGTTTGTCGGTCTGGGGCAAACGATGGGAATTTCAGAGATATATCAAAGTATCCTTACTATGATAAAAGAagctgctggtggtggcgagTCTATCATCCAACCATCATCACCATAGATACATGCATACGTGTTCTTGTTAGTTGAAAAATCTTCACAAAATAATTATGTAATCCGTGCATGCGGTTTGCAATAGAATTATTTAGTGATTCATGTTCAATTGAAAATTATATGCAGCTTTTGAAGTTCAGAATTTATGATATACTTGTTCTAGATCAATGCAACGCATGGGTATTTGGCTAGTAAATATCAAAAGAAGGTAACCTGAATGAAGCTCACACGATCACACCTGCATGGTAGTAGCATGATTTATTTTACAAGTAGGATGTCTTACCACTGAGTGGATCAAATGAGCCCTGGGGGTGTAACGAAGCTGAGAAGCACGAAAAGGATCTTCAGAATCAGAAATTGCACTCCCACCAGATGCCCCACCCTTGTGACCATTACTTATCCTCTTCGGTGTGCACAGGCGAATACGTGTTGATCTTCTGTACCACCGCAAATAATCCATATAACTGCTGTGGTCATATGGCCGGTCTTCCATGACAACATCTTGCTCCTTTGCTTCCCACATATCCACAAAAGACTTGTGCTTCTGTGCCCAGTCATTATGAACCCTTCCACGACGGCACCTGCAAAACATTAGAAAATTTTATGATTCGGCTACCTGTAGATGATTCTATAATTTACCAGGACACACAGTCATGTACAAGAAATAATAAGAATAAAAACAGCAAAGTTCTGTTTTGAAGATACCAGTGAAGCTCCGCACTAGTGTCCCGCAATGGAGGTGGGCACACCTGATGGAGGCCAAATTGGCGCATCACTCTCTCAGGCATGTAGATCTCCACCATAAAGAAGTAAAGTAGAGGTGCTCGGGTTAGCCACAAATGAGAATCCTGGGTACAAATAGGGGCTAGCTGTAGTTCCTTCATCCGTTCCTCCCTATATGGGCACCAAACAACCTGGTCATCCGTTAGCAAGTCAAACTCATTCGTGAAGTGCTCATAGCAACGTGCGGGAGCTGCTCGACGGGCGCACACCCCCACAACCCATCGTAAACCAACTGTGGGTCTATCCCTCTCATCCTCTAGCTCCTCCACATTTGGGTATTTTAGCTTCACCAGGTCTGGCCTGCCAATTGGAAAATGCTCCCATGACCAAAATTGAAGGAGCAAAAGACAACCAGTCAGATTACTTCCATCTGACTGCCTCCTGCAAGCATCACACATTGCCCTGTAGAGATATGCCAGAGTAGCGGAACCCCAACTGTATGAACCAATATTCTCAAGATCAGCAATCAGTGGAAAGGGATAGAAGGTATACAAATCACCAGAGGCATCAGGAAACAGCAGACCACTAATCAGGCTAAGGATGTATGCCCTGGCATGCTGCTTGATGGTCTCCTCGTCAGCATCTTCTGGACAATTGTTGAACTCAGCTCTGACCCATGAAACCCTCAATCCAGGACGTGGCCTATCCGGCGGAGGAGCCTTCCCAAGGTATCGCTCAACCAATTCATTCTGGGGCTCTGTTGGGTTTACAGTGACAGCATGGCCAGCGATTGGCAATCCAAGAATCATTGCAACATCCTGTAGTGTGATTGTGATCTCACCACAAGGCATGTGAAAAGTGTGAGTTTCAGGTCTCCACCTATCAACTAGTGCAGAGACGAGTGCCCGATCAATGGAGGGCAGACCAGCCCTACAAATGTTTGCCAGTCCCATCAGGCCAGCGGGCCTAAGGTAACGCTCATACCTCCTGTCAAAGCGAAGAGGTTCACGGGTACGAGGGTTGAGCTCAGTCAAATGCTGTACCAAACATTGGAAATTGCAAATCAACGGTTTGTTACACGACAAAAGATTGTAATATAAATGCTATAGGTACTCTTTGATCTACCTGGCCTGATGCTAAAGCACGAGCCCGATGATCAGCATCATACTGCCCAATTAAATCATAGGAAGTGGTATCAACTGCTTCTGAAGCTCCATTCTGATCTGGACAACCATCATCAGAGAAGGTCCTGGTGCTCTTTCTTGGTTTTCGTTGCCGTGTGTTCTGAGGATGTCCATTTAGTGGACTAACATTCACCGTTGAAGGGATAACAAACGACATGTCCTGTTCTGGATTCTGCGGTTGGCCATTTTGACGTTGTGCATAAAGCGGTTTGATAGCCATTAGTGCTCTCTCTGAGGATATGCCCTCTGTCAAGGAACAAATTTCTGCTTGAACAAAAATCTCTAGGCAGTTCCACTCAGTCCCATTGAAAACAGCTTTCACATAGCTACTCCACGACATGTCATCATCGATAGGCACCATGATGAAGTGCCGATGAGCACCACCACCAACGTTCAACCTTCCCTGCGCACGAATGCTGAGCATCGTAGGCACCCACCCGAGCTTCTTGTACACGGCATCAATCAGTTCATCGAATGCAGGCTTCGCCTTGAACCATAAACCCTCCTCGGCGAGGTTGCCAAACTCCACCCCGTTTGGACCCTTCACCAGCTCCCCGCCACTGTAAACTCGCACAAATCTGTCCATCTCTGCAGCCAAACATGAATGCACCCCAATTCAAGATCAGCTCAAAGCCTCAAATCCAGTTTCAGTAATCTATAGCATGAACAATGAGTCCATGATGTATGAGGAGCATACGAACAAGTTCTTGTTAAACGAATACGAAGCACTTAGATAACAAAATCAACCCAAGTTATCCACTCAACTGAGGTACCATACCAACCAGAGAAAACCCAAGAAATGCTCTTACAAGTAGTGTCCTAGGAACTGCAACATGTCAATTCTCAAATGCTCAAACCTAGTTTTAAACCCACTCCACACCATtcgcaatgaaaaaaaaagggtaatatAGTGACCAACGCAAGCTACACCATGCGAGTGACAAACAGCTTAGCTAAAATTTCCTCTCGATGCTCACTGGCGGCGCGGGGGGGCATCACCTATACTGAACTGGTGGAACAAAGGTAGATGAACTGTTCATCCAAATGGATCTTATCTCCGCGACCGCGAGCGGTGACGGAGGCttcgggaggggaggagaggaacgGGAGTGCGGCGGGGCTTACCTtaccgcggcggtggcggcgccgaaagaatccgcggcggcagcggcgtcgcggggtggcgcggcggcgagtggggaacgcggctttcttttttttcacctgGTTTTTGTTTGGGGGAAGAGACGGAGTCGTGGTTAGCGTTTTTTTCCTCTTTCCGACTTTCGTTCGGCGCACGCAGACGCAGGGAGCGCTTGCTTACCTA
Proteins encoded in this window:
- the LOC127761075 gene encoding uncharacterized protein LOC127761075; amino-acid sequence: MDRFVRVYSGGELVKGPNGVEFGNLAEEGLWFKAKPAFDELIDAVYKKLGWVPTMLSIRAQGRLNVGGGAHRHFIMVPIDDDMSWSSYVKAVFNGTEWNCLEIFVQAEICSLTEGISSERALMAIKPLYAQRQNGQPQNPEQDMSFVIPSTVNVSPLNGHPQNTRQRKPRKSTRTFSDDGCPDQNGASEAVDTTSYDLIGQYDADHRARALASGQHLTELNPRTREPLRFDRRYERYLRPAGLMGLANICRAGLPSIDRALVSALVDRWRPETHTFHMPCGEITITLQDVAMILGLPIAGHAVTVNPTEPQNELVERYLGKAPPPDRPRPGLRVSWVRAEFNNCPEDADEETIKQHARAYILSLISGLLFPDASGDLYTFYPFPLIADLENIGSYSWGSATLAYLYRAMCDACRRQSDGSNLTGCLLLLQFWSWEHFPIGRPDLVKLKYPNVEELEDERDRPTVGLRWVVGVCARRAAPARCYEHFTNEFDLLTDDQVVWCPYREERMKELQLAPICTQDSHLWLTRAPLLYFFMVEIYMPERVMRQFGLHQVCPPPLRDTSAELHWCRRGRVHNDWAQKHKSFVDMWEAKEQDVVMEDRPYDHSSYMDYLRWYRRSTRIRLCTPKRISNGHKGGASGGSAISDSEDPFRASQLRYTPRAHLIHSVTDKLTVLAKEAASQKGCSRGKCRAFVDQVTRTCVEVIGELGGSSLCDIVDLVPCSSRAATTAAEPEAEQQRDKEEDIHHSMAPDQETESGLGSEKRSRSRTRRTQADRTVQTRSTGKRKRGRSGSR